Genomic DNA from Deltaproteobacteria bacterium:
CTACAGCTCTGATGATAAGATGGTCCTCACAACCTACCAGAACATTCCATCCAGAGGCCACTGTTTCCAGCCATTCGGTTTCTGTTCTGAGAGTGACGCAGGGCACGCCCAGCCAGTAGGCTTCCTTTTGCACTCCTCCCGAGTCTGTGACAATCACTCGCGCATGTTTCTCTAGGGCGAGCATGTCGAGATAAGATACAGGTTTGAGCAGTTGCAGTCTGACAGGAGCTATCCCTAGAAGCTGCAAAGCTTTTGAGGTGCGGGGGTGAGCAGGCATGACTACCCGCAGACCGTTTGCCGCGATTTTCTCGAAGGTCTGGAAAAGAGCTTGCAGTCTGCCTCTCTTTTCAGTGATATCTGCCCGATGTACTGTTACCAGAGCATATTGTCCCGGTTCGAGCCGGAGTTTCGGCAGGATGCGGGAATGGGCTTCTGCCAATGTCAAGTTTTTGACTATTGAGTCGTGCATCAAGTCTCCTACCTGATAGACACCCCGCACAATGCCTTCTTTTTTCAAATTACTTACTGCTGTGTGGCTCGGACAAAAGAGCAAATCTGAGAGATGGTCTGTTACCACCCGGTTGTGTTCTTCCGGCATTTGTCGATTATATGATCTGAGTCCTGCTTCGATGTGGACGAGGGGAAGGTGCAATTTGCAAGCTGCCAGAGCTCCGGCCAGTGTGGAATTGGTGTCGCCGTAGACCACCAGGTAATCGGCT
This window encodes:
- the wecB gene encoding UDP-N-acetylglucosamine 2-epimerase (non-hydrolyzing): MQVITIVGARPQFIKAAQLSEALKRAGHEEFLIHTGQHYDLEMSRVFFDELPIPEPDVNLEVGSGPHGWQTAQMLAGIEEILLSQPADYLVVYGDTNSTLAGALAACKLHLPLVHIEAGLRSYNRQMPEEHNRVVTDHLSDLLFCPSHTAVSNLKKEGIVRGVYQVGDLMHDSIVKNLTLAEAHSRILPKLRLEPGQYALVTVHRADITEKRGRLQALFQTFEKIAANGLRVVMPAHPRTSKALQLLGIAPVRLQLLKPVSYLDMLALEKHARVIVTDSGGVQKEAYWLGVPCVTLRTETEWLETVASGWNVLVGCEDHLIIRAVDKACPGKTRRDAFGDGRAAERIVAILSELRGHAARKSTDSQEL